The Papaver somniferum cultivar HN1 chromosome 3, ASM357369v1, whole genome shotgun sequence genome includes a region encoding these proteins:
- the LOC113360004 gene encoding uncharacterized protein LOC113360004 has translation MDICYNVARVATIGSDEKEGSVIDGRRVEKKTSSLAVNVAAIVGDELESVVTGDGFNLCLTYEEKKRCCCFAAIDSDDDVRISEMNGEEHKLAVNDNGNGEEYVVFVGCSQDIEELEFKSKQGRIDLSKPLLYEVLVERNGFSFFVSVDYEKIPSYCAFCKTIGHEEGSCKKKQQKEVNVNEPSKDAANNKKTHYVPKKTIPTTTGVTNGDAVGSPPSIPPVALEFTTGFVEVTQPNSKESLPAFGNDVDKSVTMPCNNETLSRMNVLNGVVVDTPPDNNVDNSEIPLSHQHEDNEDDVVSVGTLEDEKGCDPPFEAVLTKSQKKRAREKAKKAVMAESQSKSWNMRPRSDDFLRNKFG, from the exons ATGGATATCTGTTACAACGTTGCTCGAGTTGCTACGATTGGAAGTGATGAGAAGGAGGGTTCGGTGATTGATGGAAGACGAGTAGAAAAGAAGACCTCAAGCCTGGCAGTGAACGTTGCTGCCATTGTTGGTGACGAGCTCGAGTCCGTAGTCACTGGTGATGGGTTTAATTTATGTCTCACctatgaagaaaagaagaggtgTTGTTGTTTCGCTGCCattgacagtgatgatgatgtCAGAATATCAGAGATGAATGGAGAAGAACACAAGCTGGCAGTGAATGATAATGGAAACGGAGAA GAGTATGTTGTGTTTGTTGGATGCTCTCAGGATATAGAAGAACTCGAGTTCAAGTCTAAACAGGGAAGA ATTGATCTATCAAAGCCGTTACTTTATGAAGTTCTTGTTGAGAGGAATGGTTTTTCATTTTTTGTCTCAGTTGACTATGAAAAAATTCCCTCCTACTGTGCTTTTTGTAAAACAATAGGTCATGAGGAAGGTTCTTGTAAGAAGAAGCAACAAAAAGAAGTAAATGTTAATGAGCCGAGCAAGGATGCTGCTAATAATAAGAAGACTCATTATGTCCCTAAGAAGACTATTCCAACAACTACAGGTGTTACTAATGGTGATGCTGTAGGTTCTCCACCGAGTATTCCCCCTGTAGCTCTTGAGTTTACTACTGGCTTTGTCGAAGTTACACAGCCAAATAGTAAGGAGTCTCTCCCAGCCTTTGGGAATGATGTTGATAAATCTGTTACTATGCCATGTAATAATGAGACTCTTTCAAGAATGAATGTTTTGAATGGTGTTGTTGTAGATACTCCACCAGATAATAATGTTGATAACTCAGAGATTCCTCTATCTCACCAgcatgaagataatgaagatgatgtggTAAGCGTTGGTACTCTTGAAGATGAGAAAGGATGTGATCCCCCTTTTGAAGCAGTTCTTACCAAGTCTCAGAAAAAACGTGCTCGAGAAAAAGCCAAAAAAGCTGTTATGGCAGAATCACAATCTAAATCTTGGAATATGCGTCCAAGGAGTG ATGATTTCTTGCGAAACAAGTTTGGGTGA